The genomic segment GCCATCGCACCGTCTTTGAACATCCAGTCGTAGTCGTAATTGACCCAGTTGCCGTTTTTATCTTTCTCTTCGGTTTCGTGCCAATCGGTGTAGGCAACTAACTGCACCAATTTTACGTCCATTCCCAGTTTCGGCAGTAATTCGGTTTTGATCCGTTTCAGCTCGTTGAAATCGAAGGTTTGTAGATAAATCGGTGAGGTTTTACTGTCGTAGCCGTATTTTTTCAACACTTTTAGGGTTTCCAGTGCAATGTCTTTGCCCTCTTTATGGTGTAACCACGGCGCTTTGATTTCAGGGTAGATCCCGACTTTTTTGCCGGTCGATTTTTCCAACCCTTGAATAAATTCCAGCTCCTCTTCCAAAGTGTGAATGGTGAAATGGGACTGCCACATCGGGAAACGGTTCGGGTAAACCTGTGCCTGCTTGCCGTCTTTCACCTCAAAATTCTCGGTCATTTCTAAACTTTTGATCTCATCAAGCGTGAAATCAATCACATAATAGCGACCGTCTGCACGTTTACGATCAGGGAATTTTTTCGCGACATCAGTTAAGCCGTCTAAAAAGTGGTCGTGGATCACAATCAGGCGGTTATCTTTGGTCATTGCAAGATCTTGCTCTAAATAGTCTGCTTGTTGCCCGAATGCTAAGGCTTTGGATTCCAGCGTATGCTCAGGTAAATAACCGCTTGCACCACGGTGGGCAATCACTAATTTATCTGATTGTTGTGCATAAGCACTCAATGTAATAGTTGACAATGTTAATGCAGCAACCAATGTTTTGAATTTAAATTTCATAGAATTACCTCATATAGTGTAAAAAATAAAAGGAAGAACAAAATGTCCTTCCTTTTGATAAGTTACGTATTATTTACCATAGCGATCTTCTAATTTCGCTTTATGTTTGCCTTCTTCAACCATTACGATGAAGGTTAAGAGAATGGCTAATACACCGCCGCCGATCATTACATAGAAACCGCCGTCCCAACCGAAGGTATCGGCTGCCCAGCCAACAACTGCTGAGGCTGCAACTGTACCGCCTAAGTAACCGAATAAACCAGTGAAACCTGCTGCTGTACCTGCTGCTTTTTTCGGTGCAAGTTCAAGAGCGTGTAAGCCGATCAACATTACCGGACCGTAGATTAAGAAACCGATAGTCGTCATCCAGATGAAGTCCATCAATTGATATGGGTTTTCATACCAAGCGTGACCTGCATATTGTGCAATTTCAGATTCCGGTGTGGCTGGGTTGAGCCAGAACGCAACCACTGCTGCGGTGGTGAGAATCATAAAGATGAAACCAGTTAAACCACGTTTGCCTTTAAACACTTTATCAGATACCCAGCCGCAGAGTAATGTACCCGGAATGGCGGCTAATTCGTAAATGGTGTATGCCCACGCTGTGCCTTTGATGTTGAAGTGTTTCACTTCACCTAAGTAAACCGGAGACCATTTCAATACGCCATAGCGGATTAAGTAAACGAATACGTTCGCAATCGCAATGTACCATAACAATTTGTTTTTAAACACATATTTCACAAAAATTTCTTTAGTAGTTAAATCGTGTTCGTAAGTTTTTTCGTTATAGTCGTCTGGGTAGTCGTTACGCCATTTTTCAACCGGCGGTAAACCGCAAGATTGTGGGGTATCTTTCATTACAAGGTAGATTGGAATAGCTGCGATCATCGCTGCAATACCCGGGAAGTAAAGGGCTTGTTGCCAAATATCTTTCGCTTTCGCCTCAACACCAAACTCGCTGAAATAGAGCGCACTCGCTAATAGCACCATTGCACCCGGCACCATACCACCTAAGTTGTGAGCGGTATTCCAGATAGAAACGATTGTGCCACGTTCAGATTTAGACCACCAGTGAACCATTGTCCGTCCGCACGGTGGCCAGCCCATACCTTGGAACCAACCGTTTAAGAAGATCATCACCCACATTACCAGAATGCTAGATGTTGCCCAAGGCATTAAGCCCATTAGAGTCATACATAAACCGGAAAGTAATAAACCAAACGGTAAGAATACTTTCGGGTTAGAGCGGTCAGACATACCTGCCATCACGAATTTTGATAAACCGTAAGCCAGACCGGCAGCCGTACCAATGACACCAAGATCGGTTTTGGTGTACATACCGGCTTCAATCAAACCTTTTTGTGCTAAGTCGAAGTTAGCACGCACGAAATAGTAAGCGGCGTAGCCGAAGAAAATCCCTGCAAACACTTGCCAACGCAAGAATTTATATCTTGCATCAACTTTGTCCGCCGGAAGTTCCGCAATATGCGGAGCGGGTTTAAATGGACCAAACATAGTATTCTCCAATATTACTTAGTAAAACCTCTGAATAATTCCTTTTTAGGAAATTAGGGAAGCAATAATAAATGAAAATAAAAAATGACAAAGTTATTTTTTATAAAAATGTGATTCATTTCACAAAAAATTTACCTTAAGTTATAAAAAAATGATTGAAAAAGAAAATTAAATATCAGCCTCTCTAGCGATAAAATGTTCTTCCTATGTGAAGAGGAATAGCCATAAAAAGCACAATATAGAAATATTTTGTGACATAGATCTAATTTTTAAACAAATGTCTTTGAAGTCATTTTGTTTTCGTTTATGCTAATTAAGTAATGATTAAATGTTCTAATTCGAGCAAAAGGAGCAAAAAAATGCAAAGACATGAACAGCTAGCTCAAGTGCAACAAACGCAAAAATGGGATTTTATTATTATTGGTGGTGGTGCAAGTGGTTTAGGAATTGCGGTAGATACTGCTTCACGTGGTTATAAAACCTTATTATTAGAAAGCCATGACTTTGCGAAAGGTACATCGAGCCGAAGCACAAAATTAGTCCACGGTGGCGTTCGCTATCTTGCAAATGGCGATGTTGCACTCGTGAGAGAAGCATTGCGTGAACGCGGTCGCTTAGCTAAAAATGCCGCTCACTTATTTAAAAACCAAAGCTTTATTATTCCAAACTACAAATTTAAGGACTGTGTAATGTATCGCGTTGGTTTGGGCTTATACGATATGCTTTCAGGCAACCTGAGTTTAGGAAAGACTGAAAACATCAGTAAAACTGAAGCAAAAAGACGTTTACCAACCTTAAATGATACTGGTTTACGTACAGGCACTGTTTATCAAGATGGGCAATTTGATGATTCACGGCTTGCAGTGAATATGGCACAAACGGTAGTAGAACACGGCGGTACAGTACTAAATCATGCCAAAGTGACTTCATTACACAAGACTGCTCAAGGCAAAATTGATGGTGTGACTTTCTACGATGAACTTAATCAACAAGAATACACTATTTTCGGTACAGCAGTTATTAACGCAACCGGCGTATTTATGAATGATATTTTAAGTATGGATCATGGTAGCACGAAAAAATTTGTCGTACCAAGCCAAGGGATTCACTTAGTATTAGATAAATCATTCTTACCAAGCAATGATGCGTTAATGATTCCAAAAACCTCTGACGGACGAGTGTTATTTGCTGTACCTTGGCACGAAGTGTTAGTAGTAGGGACAACAGATACTCTGATTGAAAATCCTTCTTATGAGCCAATTCCATTGGAACAAGAGGTGAACTTTATTTTAGATACAGCCGCACAATATCTGACAAAAAAACCAACTCGTGATGATGTAAAAGCGGTCTTTGCCGGTCAACGCCCACTTGCGGCACCGGAAAAAGAAGGTCAAAGTACTAAAGAAGTCTCGCGCAGCCATAAAGTTCTCACCGATGCAACCAGCGGTTTAATTACGATCACAGGTGGTAAATGGACAACTTATCGTCAAATGGCGGAAGATACCGTAGAAGAGGCGTTAAAAGTCCACTCTGAACTAGGTAAAAAAACTTGTGTAACCGTCAACTTACCGATTCACGGCAATATTCCAGCAGCGCAAGTGAATCTACAAGATCATCTATATGTATATGGCTCAGATATTCCGCAACTACGTGCGTTAATGGCAGACAACCCAGAATATGCACAAAAACTTCACCCAAGACTCGATTATACCGTTGCAGAAGTGATCTGGGCAGTTCGCCACGAAATGGCATTCACCGTGGAAGATGTACTGGCTCGCCGAGTTCGTCTGCTGTTTACCGATGCAAGAGCTGCAATCGATAGCGCAGCGAAAGTGGCTGCCATTATGGCAAAAGAATTAGGTAAAGATGAAGTATGGCAACAACAGCAAGTAACACAATTCCTTGATGTCGCCAGAAACTACTTATTAGTAGATTATCAGCCACAAGCAATCTAAATTGTGCTAACTAACAAGCGGTTAAAATCGATAAAAATATTGCAATTACGTTATTTGCAACTTTTTAAACCATTTTAACCGCTTGTATATTAGCTATCATCTCTTTTATGTTTCTGTTTCTGTTGTAATAAAAAGAATGCTGTTAACCCCAATACAGAAAAGCTAATTCCTTTCATACTCAATAATCTTTTTACCAAAAAATCTAATGCAATGGTTTTAACTGCCGGTGAATTGACCAGTGCAAGCCCTGTTTGTTTCACTTGTTTAAAAGGCTGCATAATCTCGTTTTTGGTTTTATTGGTTTCCGCTTTAAATCGCATTCTAAGTGCATTACCTTTTAGAATTAGAAGTTCCTTTTCGGTTAATTTAAGCTCTTCCATTTTAATGTTCTCCATTCTGTTTCAAAGTTAAAGCACTCTTAAATGCGGCAATATCTAATTTTAGCTCGGTTAATGTACTTTGCATAAAATGGCGTTGTTTTTTCAAGGCAGAAAGTATCATCACTCCGCAAATAATCACAGCAATAAACATAATAATGGCAATAGAAAAGAATACTTTAACTTTCTGTTCGGGTAACAAATAATTATCTAAACCAAATAATAAACTAACAAAAGAAACTAATAAAAATATAAAAGCCAATAAGATAAATATAAGCACTGAAATTAATTGATTTTTTTGCTCATTAATTTCAATTCTTGCCATCTCACCACGCACTTGAGCTATTTCCAATAATGTAATGAGACTATTTCTAAGTCCGGATTTAATATTATCTAACATTATAACCATTCCTTATATTAAATAATAAGCCACACCATATATGGCGTGGCTTAATGACTTAATGACGAATTACAGATAATTATCTTCTAGAAATTAAAACACCTAATAATAACCCGACCACACCGGCAACTGTAATTGCTTTATACGGATTATCTTGAACTAAGGTATCAGTTTGTTTAACTACAGTTCTTGCACTATCAATGGTATCATCTTTTAATGTTGCAAAACGATCTTTTACATCATCAAACTGTTTTGCTAATTTATCTTTTAACTTTTTATATTCTTCCGTAGAAGAATCAGATGTTTCATTAAATAATTCCTCTGCATTTTTCAAAATATCGCGAATCTCGTTTGTTAACTCTTCACGTTTTGCATCTAAGCTTTTAGCCATAACTGCTCTCCTTATTTAATTAAACGTAATCTATAAAAATAAAACATAATTGATTTATGTTTCATAATTAAAATACAGGCCACATTTAATAATGTCAACCTTTAATTTAAAGATTATTTAATTAAATTCATAAATTAAATAAACAAAAATGCAGTAATTTTTGCAAAAAAGTAACCAG from the Mannheimia haemolytica genome contains:
- the glpD gene encoding Aerobic glycerol-3-phosphate dehydrogenase, producing MQRHEQLAQVQQTQKWDFIIIGGGASGLGIAVDTASRGYKTLLLESHDFAKGTSSRSTKLVHGGVRYLANGDVALVREALRERGRLAKNAAHLFKNQSFIIPNYKFKDCVMYRVGLGLYDMLSGNLSLGKTENISKTEAKRRLPTLNDTGLRTGTVYQDGQFDDSRLAVNMAQTVVEHGGTVLNHAKVTSLHKTAQGKIDGVTFYDELNQQEYTIFGTAVINATGVFMNDILSMDHGSTKKFVVPSQGIHLVLDKSFLPSNDALMIPKTSDGRVLFAVPWHEVLVVGTTDTLIENPSYEPIPLEQEVNFILDTAAQYLTKKPTRDDVKAVFAGQRPLAAPEKEGQSTKEVSRSHKVLTDATSGLITITGGKWTTYRQMAEDTVEEALKVHSELGKKTCVTVNLPIHGNIPAAQVNLQDHLYVYGSDIPQLRALMADNPEYAQKLHPRLDYTVAEVIWAVRHEMAFTVEDVLARRVRLLFTDARAAIDSAAKVAAIMAKELGKDEVWQQQQVTQFLDVARNYLLVDYQPQAI
- a CDS encoding Bacterial protein of uncharacterised function (DUF883) codes for the protein MAKSLDAKREELTNEIRDILKNAEELFNETSDSSTEEYKKLKDKLAKQFDDVKDRFATLKDDTIDSARTVVKQTDTLVQDNPYKAITVAGVVGLLLGVLISRR
- a CDS encoding Predicted membrane protein → MLDNIKSGLRNSLITLLEIAQVRGEMARIEINEQKNQLISVLIFILLAFIFLLVSFVSLLFGLDNYLLPEQKVKVFFSIAIIMFIAVIICGVMILSALKKQRHFMQSTLTELKLDIAAFKSALTLKQNGEH
- the glpT_2 gene encoding G-3-P permease, with product MFGPFKPAPHIAELPADKVDARYKFLRWQVFAGIFFGYAAYYFVRANFDLAQKGLIEAGMYTKTDLGVIGTAAGLAYGLSKFVMAGMSDRSNPKVFLPFGLLLSGLCMTLMGLMPWATSSILVMWVMIFLNGWFQGMGWPPCGRTMVHWWSKSERGTIVSIWNTAHNLGGMVPGAMVLLASALYFSEFGVEAKAKDIWQQALYFPGIAAMIAAIPIYLVMKDTPQSCGLPPVEKWRNDYPDDYNEKTYEHDLTTKEIFVKYVFKNKLLWYIAIANVFVYLIRYGVLKWSPVYLGEVKHFNIKGTAWAYTIYELAAIPGTLLCGWVSDKVFKGKRGLTGFIFMILTTAAVVAFWLNPATPESEIAQYAGHAWYENPYQLMDFIWMTTIGFLIYGPVMLIGLHALELAPKKAAGTAAGFTGLFGYLGGTVAASAVVGWAADTFGWDGGFYVMIGGGVLAILLTFIVMVEEGKHKAKLEDRYGK
- the glpQ gene encoding Glycerophosphoryl diester phosphodiesterase precursor codes for the protein MKFKFKTLVAALTLSTITLSAYAQQSDKLVIAHRGASGYLPEHTLESKALAFGQQADYLEQDLAMTKDNRLIVIHDHFLDGLTDVAKKFPDRKRADGRYYVIDFTLDEIKSLEMTENFEVKDGKQAQVYPNRFPMWQSHFTIHTLEEELEFIQGLEKSTGKKVGIYPEIKAPWLHHKEGKDIALETLKVLKKYGYDSKTSPIYLQTFDFNELKRIKTELLPKLGMDVKLVQLVAYTDWHETEEKDKNGNWVNYDYDWMFKDGAMAEVAKYADGVGPGWYMLVDKEKSKVGNIVYTPLVKELAKYKMELHPYTVRKDALPDFFQNVDEMYDALLNKAGATGVFTDFPDTGVAFLKKQK